The Microbacterium paraoxydans genome includes a window with the following:
- a CDS encoding winged helix-turn-helix domain-containing protein, with protein MADDAEKTSREDAAFMTSAMLKAYSHPLRRQILRLIARRGFLRAADIAGALDVPANSASFHLRVLAEAGLIEEAPEQARDRRDRVWTGRKGALTVGGPENPVADEALGDAVVAALAEDHVDLLRRVVAWTPEYVSGRTAEVHASFVQRTIRLTEAEFDDVMHKIDDVLSAADDAHDDTDPAGRHWQLDIVVADDTI; from the coding sequence ATGGCTGACGACGCGGAGAAGACCTCTCGGGAGGACGCCGCCTTCATGACCTCGGCCATGCTCAAGGCCTACTCGCACCCGCTGCGCCGCCAGATCCTCCGCCTCATCGCACGCCGCGGTTTCCTGCGCGCCGCGGACATCGCCGGTGCGCTCGACGTGCCGGCCAACAGCGCCAGCTTCCACCTGCGGGTGCTCGCCGAGGCGGGGCTCATCGAGGAGGCTCCGGAGCAGGCCAGAGACCGCCGCGACCGCGTGTGGACGGGACGCAAGGGGGCCCTCACCGTCGGCGGTCCGGAGAATCCGGTCGCGGACGAGGCGCTCGGCGATGCGGTGGTGGCCGCGCTCGCAGAGGACCACGTCGACCTGCTGCGCCGGGTGGTGGCCTGGACGCCCGAGTACGTGTCCGGTCGCACCGCCGAGGTGCATGCGTCGTTCGTGCAGCGCACCATCCGACTGACCGAGGCCGAGTTCGACGACGTGATGCACAAGATCGATGACGTGCTCTCCGCCGCCGACGACGCGCACGACGACACCGACCCCGCGGGCCGTCACTGGCAGCTGGACATCGTCGTCGCCGACGACACCATCTGA
- a CDS encoding MFS transporter gives MSTTTTPHRLWQNTRYLTWLVSDTSKGLASALFGFAVPLLALVITNDPAQAGIIAGAGMVARVLLTLVGGIIADRHRRIVLMLVGSILGIVLAGAFTLLALGGALTFATLLVIDVLLAARSGLFDVAGESALKEIVPDDAMGRAQAANQGRDAALQLAGGPLGGLLLGVGGWLVGAVMTLCHLVAAVTAGLLGRQVRRAGIADVGALDEDDGGAPPARPNAWREFREGFGWLLSRPDLGGVMLIMTIVNLGFNAAITTAVYALQQAGHSELLIGTVSAAIGAVMLVGAIVAPLLVPRIPAGVLTIGGLAVVALGAVVLSFASAPWTVAAVLGATVLLVPALNAGMMGYFMVATPSRLLGRANSAMGVLAMGAMPLAPLIAGFGLAGLGRQGTILICAALCVVAAALAIGNRALRSLPVESRWAAHAARYEGD, from the coding sequence ATGAGCACGACGACCACGCCGCACCGCCTGTGGCAGAACACGCGCTACCTCACCTGGCTCGTCAGCGACACGAGCAAGGGGCTCGCCTCGGCGCTCTTCGGGTTCGCCGTCCCGCTCCTCGCGCTCGTCATCACGAACGACCCCGCACAGGCCGGCATCATCGCGGGGGCGGGCATGGTGGCGCGGGTGCTGCTCACCCTCGTGGGCGGGATCATCGCGGACCGGCACCGGCGCATCGTGCTCATGCTCGTCGGCTCGATTCTGGGGATCGTGCTGGCCGGGGCCTTCACCCTCCTCGCCCTCGGCGGCGCCCTCACCTTCGCGACCCTCCTCGTGATCGACGTGCTGCTGGCCGCGCGGAGCGGCCTCTTCGACGTCGCCGGCGAGAGCGCGCTGAAGGAGATCGTCCCGGACGACGCGATGGGGCGCGCGCAGGCCGCGAACCAGGGGCGCGATGCGGCCCTCCAGCTCGCCGGCGGCCCGCTGGGCGGCCTGCTCCTCGGGGTGGGCGGCTGGCTCGTCGGCGCGGTCATGACCCTGTGCCACCTCGTCGCCGCCGTGACCGCCGGGCTCCTCGGGCGACAGGTCCGGCGCGCGGGCATCGCCGACGTCGGCGCTCTGGACGAGGACGACGGCGGCGCGCCCCCCGCGCGCCCGAACGCCTGGCGGGAGTTCCGCGAGGGCTTCGGCTGGCTGCTGTCCCGCCCCGACCTCGGCGGCGTCATGCTCATCATGACCATCGTGAACCTCGGCTTCAACGCCGCGATCACCACGGCCGTCTATGCGCTGCAGCAGGCGGGCCATTCCGAACTCCTCATCGGAACCGTCAGCGCGGCCATCGGCGCCGTGATGCTTGTCGGCGCGATCGTCGCCCCGCTCCTCGTGCCCCGGATCCCGGCGGGCGTGCTCACGATCGGCGGGCTCGCAGTGGTCGCCCTCGGCGCCGTCGTGCTGTCGTTCGCGTCGGCACCGTGGACCGTCGCCGCCGTCCTCGGTGCTACGGTGCTCCTCGTCCCCGCCCTGAACGCCGGGATGATGGGCTACTTCATGGTGGCCACGCCGTCACGTCTGCTGGGACGCGCGAACAGCGCCATGGGGGTCCTCGCGATGGGCGCGATGCCGCTCGCCCCGCTCATCGCCGGCTTCGGCCTGGCCGGGCTCGGACGACAGGGCACCATCCTCATCTGTGCGGCCCTGTGCGTGGTCGCCGCCGCCCTCGCGATCGGGAACCGCGCCCTCCGCAGCCTCCCGGTCGAGTCTCGCTGGGCCGCGCACGCCGCCCGGTACGAGGGGGACTGA
- a CDS encoding GntR family transcriptional regulator codes for MIEEGKPLFLQIAEQIEDSILDGSLAEEAQAPSTNELAAFYRINPATAAKGVAMLTDKGVLHKRRGIGMFVSEGARELLLGERRAAFADRYIDPLLAEARTLGLGAEDLADLLRQRAASAPTPEGKNPA; via the coding sequence GTGATCGAAGAAGGCAAGCCGCTCTTCCTCCAGATCGCCGAGCAGATCGAGGACTCCATCCTCGACGGCTCGCTGGCCGAGGAGGCGCAGGCCCCTTCGACGAACGAGCTCGCCGCGTTCTACCGCATCAACCCCGCCACCGCTGCGAAGGGAGTCGCCATGCTCACCGACAAGGGAGTGCTCCACAAGCGCCGAGGCATCGGCATGTTCGTCTCGGAAGGCGCCAGGGAGCTGCTCCTCGGCGAGCGCCGCGCGGCCTTCGCCGACCGCTACATCGACCCGCTCCTCGCGGAGGCCCGCACGCTCGGCCTCGGCGCGGAAGACCTCGCGGACCTGCTCCGGCAGCGCGCCGCATCCGCCCCCACCCCAGAAGGGAAGAACCCCGCATGA
- a CDS encoding RNA polymerase sigma factor, with product MIDGAPGAAFDPASDDGRARWERAADLFDAWRDGDGRSMDDLVRLMTPVLWHVVRAYGLERTLAEDVVQTTWLQLVRGHGAIADSRAVSAWLTTTARREAWKVGKAVGRVDTAESDDLDALLPEQASAEEHAALDDENRRLWAAVRRLAERCQRLLRVIAFEDRPDYARLARDLSMPVGSIGPTRSRCLAKLRDLLDAPATRTEGRS from the coding sequence ATGATCGACGGTGCCCCCGGCGCCGCCTTCGATCCGGCATCCGACGACGGGCGCGCACGCTGGGAACGCGCCGCGGACCTGTTCGATGCGTGGCGCGATGGCGACGGCCGCTCGATGGACGACCTGGTGCGGCTGATGACGCCCGTGCTCTGGCACGTCGTGCGCGCCTACGGCCTCGAACGCACCCTCGCGGAAGACGTCGTGCAGACGACCTGGCTCCAGCTTGTGCGCGGCCACGGCGCCATCGCCGACTCGCGTGCCGTCTCGGCCTGGCTCACGACCACCGCCCGCCGCGAGGCCTGGAAGGTCGGCAAGGCCGTCGGTCGCGTCGACACCGCGGAATCCGACGACCTGGACGCCCTCCTTCCGGAGCAGGCGTCCGCCGAGGAGCACGCCGCGCTCGACGACGAGAACCGCCGACTCTGGGCCGCCGTCCGCCGCCTCGCCGAGCGCTGTCAGCGCCTGCTCCGGGTGATCGCCTTCGAGGACCGCCCGGACTACGCGCGCCTCGCCCGCGACCTCTCCATGCCGGTCGGCAGCATCGGCCCGACCCGCAGCCGCTGCCTCGCGAAGCTCCGCGACCTCCTCGACGCCCCGGCCACCCGGACGGAGGGACGATCATGA
- a CDS encoding quaternary amine ABC transporter ATP-binding protein translates to MSETALEARHLYKVFGRNPSAAVRRLKAGESRAAVADAGTAAVIDASFTVNRGEIFVIMGLSGSGKSTIIRMLNGLHDITAGTVTVGGDPITGIPAARLREIRRDRISMVFQHFALLPHRTVAANVAYPLELKGVGKAERQAKAEEILALVGLEGQGDKLPSELSGGMQQRVGIARALAADSDILLMDEAFSALDPLIRREMQEQLLELQQKLQKTIVFITHDLNEAMFLGDRIAVMRDGRIVQIGTPEDILMDPANDYVEQFVQDVDRARVLTAANVMERPRPVVAESAGPRTALRQMRDAYMSATYVVGKDRQLVGVVTDRDAVKLVRQGATRLDSIIKPVLQSVREDDVLMNLFVPAVESPLPLAVTDADGRLAGVIPRVTLLAALGPGPGATEEILLPMTPMPQAEIDAVLDDGWTAEPGPSTSSGTQDGFGSGTQGGFGSEAQAEEVR, encoded by the coding sequence GTGTCCGAAACAGCACTCGAAGCGCGCCATCTGTACAAGGTGTTCGGGAGGAATCCGAGCGCCGCCGTCCGCCGGCTGAAGGCAGGGGAGAGCCGTGCCGCCGTCGCCGACGCGGGGACCGCCGCCGTCATCGACGCCAGCTTCACCGTCAACCGCGGTGAGATCTTCGTCATCATGGGCCTGTCCGGATCGGGCAAGTCCACCATCATCCGCATGCTCAACGGGCTGCACGACATCACCGCGGGCACCGTCACCGTGGGCGGCGACCCGATCACGGGCATTCCGGCCGCCCGCCTGCGGGAGATCCGCCGCGACCGCATCTCGATGGTGTTCCAGCACTTCGCGCTGCTGCCGCATCGCACGGTCGCCGCGAACGTCGCCTACCCGCTCGAGCTCAAGGGCGTCGGCAAGGCCGAGCGCCAGGCCAAGGCCGAGGAGATCCTCGCCCTCGTCGGGCTCGAGGGTCAGGGCGACAAGCTGCCGTCCGAGCTGTCCGGCGGCATGCAGCAGCGCGTGGGCATCGCCCGCGCCCTCGCGGCCGACAGCGACATCCTGCTCATGGACGAGGCCTTCAGCGCGCTCGATCCGCTGATCCGCCGCGAGATGCAGGAGCAGCTTCTGGAGCTGCAGCAGAAGCTCCAGAAGACCATCGTCTTCATCACGCACGACCTCAACGAGGCCATGTTCCTCGGTGACCGCATCGCCGTCATGCGCGACGGCCGCATCGTGCAGATCGGCACGCCGGAGGACATCCTCATGGACCCGGCGAACGACTACGTCGAGCAGTTCGTGCAGGACGTCGACCGTGCCCGGGTGCTCACCGCCGCCAACGTGATGGAGCGTCCGCGCCCCGTCGTCGCCGAGTCGGCCGGTCCTCGCACCGCGCTCCGCCAGATGCGCGACGCCTACATGTCGGCGACCTACGTGGTCGGCAAGGACCGCCAGCTCGTCGGCGTGGTCACCGACCGCGACGCCGTGAAGCTCGTGCGACAGGGCGCCACGCGCCTCGACTCGATCATCAAGCCGGTGCTGCAGAGCGTGCGCGAGGACGACGTCCTCATGAACCTGTTCGTCCCCGCCGTCGAGTCGCCGCTGCCCCTCGCGGTGACGGATGCCGACGGCCGCCTCGCGGGAGTGATCCCGCGCGTCACCCTGCTCGCGGCGCTCGGTCCCGGGCCCGGAGCGACCGAGGAGATCCTGCTGCCGATGACCCCCATGCCCCAGGCCGAGATCGACGCCGTGCTCGACGACGGATGGACAGCCGAGCCCGGTCCTTCGACGAGCTCAGGGACCCAGGATGGGTTCGGCTCAGGGACCCAGGGTGGGTTCGGGTCAGAGGCACAGGCGGAGGAGGTGCGCTGA
- a CDS encoding glycine betaine ABC transporter substrate-binding protein, with protein MKKKILTITALGAAAALTLAGCSGDGAGGTSGGGDGAEDKGTITLGFLPSWTDGLSTAYLLQDQLEKIGYTVEMKTLTEAGPLYTGLAQGDVDMYPSAWPELTHASYMDKYGDDIEDLGTYYENAKLTLAVPEYSELTSIEDLAGKGADFDGKIYGIEPGAGLTAQTQKMMPEYGLDGEYELVTSSTAAMLTELKTATDKKEDIVVTLWRPFWANDAFPVKDLEDPKGAMGKAEGLHFLGTAGFADEFPEAAELIEKIKLDDEQYGALEDLVVNEYGEGKEADAVDAWLEEYGDQFDWTVTS; from the coding sequence ATGAAGAAGAAGATCCTGACCATCACCGCCCTCGGGGCTGCCGCAGCGCTCACCCTCGCCGGATGCAGCGGCGACGGCGCCGGTGGCACGAGCGGCGGCGGCGACGGTGCCGAGGACAAGGGCACCATCACCCTCGGGTTCCTGCCCTCCTGGACCGACGGCCTCAGCACCGCCTACCTCCTCCAGGACCAGCTCGAGAAGATCGGCTACACGGTCGAGATGAAGACGCTCACCGAGGCCGGCCCGCTCTACACCGGGCTCGCACAGGGCGATGTCGACATGTACCCGTCGGCGTGGCCGGAACTCACCCACGCCTCCTACATGGACAAGTACGGCGACGACATCGAAGACCTCGGCACGTACTACGAGAACGCCAAGCTGACCCTCGCGGTGCCGGAGTACTCCGAGCTCACCTCGATCGAGGACCTCGCGGGCAAGGGCGCCGACTTCGACGGCAAGATCTACGGCATCGAGCCGGGTGCGGGCCTGACCGCCCAGACCCAGAAGATGATGCCCGAGTACGGCCTCGACGGCGAGTACGAGCTCGTCACCTCGTCGACCGCGGCGATGCTCACCGAGCTCAAGACCGCGACCGACAAGAAGGAGGACATCGTCGTCACGCTGTGGCGTCCGTTCTGGGCCAACGACGCCTTCCCCGTGAAGGACCTCGAAGACCCGAAGGGCGCCATGGGCAAGGCCGAGGGCCTGCACTTCCTCGGCACCGCGGGCTTCGCGGACGAGTTCCCGGAGGCGGCGGAGCTGATCGAGAAGATCAAGCTCGACGACGAGCAGTACGGCGCGCTCGAAGACCTCGTGGTCAACGAGTACGGCGAGGGCAAGGAAGCCGACGCGGTCGACGCCTGGCTCGAGGAGTACGGCGACCAGTTCGACTGGACCGTCACGAGCTGA
- a CDS encoding class I SAM-dependent methyltransferase, with protein MPEFPYSRLRRWPDVEADNLQAHDATDLLLVERALALDVPGAETVVIGDEYGAITLALTAAGRSGVRVHQDLSTGRRALARNAEALGIGGFAPHELDADLLAGARLVLLQLPKALAELEEIADAVARWAAPEVVLVAGGRVKHMSLGQNDVLARSFAHVQAQRAERKSRLLVAAGPLPVPESPSFPVSARHGDLVLVAHGGAFAGPRLDIGTRTLLDVLDLDGNDAGRRVLDLGCGTGALAVSWARARPQDRVVATDRSAAAVASARATASANGVADRVEVTHDDAGSALAAGSFDTVLLNPPFHLGASVHTGAATRLFEAAARLLRPDGELFTVYNSSLGYRAELTRLIGPTAQLRRTPKFTVTRSVRRP; from the coding sequence GTGCCGGAGTTCCCCTACAGCCGCCTGCGTCGCTGGCCCGACGTCGAGGCGGACAACCTCCAGGCCCACGATGCGACCGACCTCCTGCTCGTGGAGCGCGCACTCGCGCTCGACGTGCCAGGGGCGGAGACGGTCGTGATCGGTGACGAGTACGGCGCGATCACGCTGGCGCTCACGGCGGCCGGGCGCTCCGGTGTCCGGGTGCATCAGGACCTCTCGACCGGACGCCGCGCCCTCGCACGCAACGCGGAGGCGCTCGGAATCGGCGGGTTCGCGCCGCATGAGCTCGATGCCGATCTGCTCGCCGGAGCGAGACTGGTGCTGCTGCAGCTGCCGAAGGCCCTCGCCGAACTCGAGGAGATCGCCGACGCCGTGGCCCGCTGGGCCGCCCCGGAGGTGGTGCTCGTCGCGGGAGGCCGCGTGAAGCACATGTCCCTCGGTCAGAACGACGTCCTGGCGCGGAGCTTCGCCCACGTGCAGGCGCAGCGCGCCGAGCGGAAGTCGCGGCTGCTCGTCGCCGCTGGACCCCTCCCCGTACCGGAGTCCCCGTCGTTCCCGGTGTCGGCGCGGCACGGCGATCTCGTCCTCGTGGCCCACGGCGGCGCCTTCGCCGGACCCCGTCTCGACATCGGCACCCGCACGCTGCTCGATGTGCTCGACCTCGACGGGAACGATGCCGGCCGCCGCGTGCTCGACCTCGGCTGCGGGACGGGAGCGCTCGCCGTGTCCTGGGCGCGTGCTCGCCCGCAGGACCGGGTCGTCGCCACGGACCGCTCGGCCGCCGCCGTCGCCTCCGCCCGCGCCACCGCGTCGGCGAACGGGGTGGCCGATCGGGTCGAGGTCACGCACGATGATGCGGGCTCGGCGCTCGCCGCGGGGAGCTTCGACACGGTGCTCCTGAATCCGCCGTTCCACCTCGGCGCCAGCGTGCACACCGGCGCCGCGACCCGCCTGTTCGAGGCCGCCGCGCGCCTGCTCCGACCGGACGGGGAGCTGTTCACGGTGTACAACTCGAGCCTCGGCTACCGGGCCGAGCTGACACGGCTCATCGGCCCCACCGCGCAGCTCCGGCGCACCCCGAAGTTCACGGTGACGCGCTCCGTTCGTCGCCCGTGA
- a CDS encoding SCO4848 family membrane protein — MIALVVVLFLNAGFNVLVWPRFYSRVAKDPRARDENGKATPFLRVHVILIAIALVLAVASAAAGITVLALAP, encoded by the coding sequence GTGATCGCTCTCGTCGTCGTGCTGTTCCTCAACGCCGGTTTCAACGTGCTCGTCTGGCCGCGGTTCTACAGCCGCGTCGCGAAGGACCCGCGTGCCAGGGACGAGAACGGCAAGGCCACCCCGTTCCTCCGCGTGCACGTCATCCTCATCGCGATCGCGCTGGTGCTGGCCGTGGCCTCCGCGGCGGCGGGGATCACCGTGCTCGCGCTCGCGCCATGA
- a CDS encoding ABC transporter permease, which yields MDGFRIPVGDWVAAGVDWITANLDGLLDAVSFVVSFLVDGLTRLLLTPHFAVIIVIAALIAWLVRSWQLAIGTILSFGLIVAMDLWVPAMQTLALVLVAAVVAVLIAVPLGIWSARNATVRATLKPVLDFMQTMPAFVYLIPAIVFFGIGVVPGLVATVIFALPPGVRLTELGIRGVDAETVEAGHAFGATPGQILRGIQLPLAMPTIMAGVNQVIMLALSMAVIAGMAGADGLGKMVVEAISTINIPKGVEAGLGVVLIAVFLDRVTAALGAPGENRSSLLGMLKRRGSSRPSAPVASESAASAPAEEAPTESELARA from the coding sequence ATGGACGGTTTCCGCATCCCCGTGGGCGACTGGGTCGCCGCCGGTGTCGACTGGATCACCGCCAACCTCGACGGCCTGCTCGACGCGGTCTCGTTCGTGGTGAGCTTCCTCGTCGACGGTCTCACCCGTCTGCTCCTCACGCCGCACTTCGCCGTGATCATCGTGATCGCGGCGCTGATCGCCTGGCTCGTGCGCTCGTGGCAGCTCGCCATCGGCACGATCCTGTCGTTCGGGCTCATCGTCGCCATGGACCTCTGGGTCCCGGCGATGCAGACGCTCGCCCTGGTGCTCGTCGCCGCCGTCGTGGCCGTGCTGATCGCGGTGCCGCTCGGCATCTGGTCGGCGCGCAATGCGACCGTGCGCGCGACGCTGAAGCCGGTGCTCGACTTCATGCAGACCATGCCGGCCTTCGTGTACCTGATCCCGGCGATCGTGTTCTTCGGCATCGGTGTGGTGCCCGGACTCGTCGCCACCGTGATCTTCGCGCTGCCTCCCGGCGTGCGCCTGACCGAGCTGGGCATCCGCGGCGTCGACGCGGAGACCGTCGAGGCCGGACACGCCTTCGGAGCCACGCCGGGGCAGATCCTCCGCGGGATCCAGCTTCCCCTCGCGATGCCGACCATCATGGCCGGCGTCAACCAGGTCATCATGCTCGCCCTGTCGATGGCGGTCATCGCCGGCATGGCCGGTGCCGACGGGCTCGGGAAGATGGTCGTCGAGGCGATCTCGACGATCAACATCCCCAAGGGTGTCGAGGCCGGACTGGGCGTCGTGCTCATCGCCGTGTTCCTCGACCGGGTGACCGCCGCTCTGGGCGCGCCCGGCGAGAACCGCTCCTCGCTCCTCGGCATGCTGAAGCGCCGCGGTTCGTCCCGGCCGTCCGCTCCCGTGGCGTCGGAGTCCGCAGCCTCCGCGCCCGCCGAGGAGGCCCCGACCGAATCCGAGCTCGCCCGCGCCTGA
- a CDS encoding FUSC family protein, whose product MTPDLSRLRVRERRSYLARTVREAVRPARLLLVAKTALAVGLAWTIAPHMPGVTDEYPYYAPLGALVSMYPTLMGSMRSSLQTLFGLATGIGLAALIVLTVGPTWWTIPLVVGLGVLVSGTGWFGVGKEYVPMAALFVLIIGGQNADDYSLGYLAQMGVGIVIGLVVNLLFAPAPLIGSAEARVEEFRRQLAGHLHDIGSAVSESWPPETAQWADDAAALAETTADLRAALAEADESVRYNPRARRRHAGTAHIHEQLSTLDRIAHLIRDIADATADTIWKRPAAMPLDPALPEPLSAACHAVADVIAEDDPASSAAHRRRAEAARAIRLLLEKVDDRTFDVRSSMGPGVLTAMHLRRILILSGERLDDEDE is encoded by the coding sequence GTGACGCCCGATCTCTCGCGCCTGCGCGTCCGCGAACGCCGCTCGTACCTCGCCCGCACCGTCCGCGAGGCCGTCCGCCCCGCTCGTCTGCTCCTCGTGGCCAAGACAGCACTCGCCGTCGGGCTCGCGTGGACGATCGCGCCGCACATGCCGGGGGTCACCGACGAGTACCCGTATTACGCTCCCCTGGGCGCGCTCGTGAGCATGTACCCCACGCTCATGGGATCCATGCGGTCGAGCCTGCAGACCCTGTTCGGTCTGGCCACCGGCATCGGTCTGGCCGCGCTGATCGTGCTCACGGTCGGGCCGACGTGGTGGACGATCCCCCTCGTGGTCGGCCTCGGCGTCCTCGTCTCCGGCACCGGCTGGTTCGGCGTCGGCAAGGAGTACGTCCCGATGGCGGCGCTGTTCGTGCTCATCATCGGCGGTCAGAACGCGGACGACTACTCCCTCGGCTACCTCGCCCAGATGGGGGTCGGGATCGTCATCGGTCTGGTGGTGAACCTCCTCTTCGCCCCCGCCCCGCTCATCGGATCGGCCGAGGCGCGGGTGGAGGAGTTCCGACGACAGCTCGCCGGGCACCTCCACGACATCGGCTCCGCGGTCTCGGAGTCCTGGCCGCCGGAGACCGCACAGTGGGCCGACGATGCCGCAGCGCTCGCCGAGACCACCGCCGACCTCCGTGCCGCCCTGGCCGAGGCCGACGAGAGCGTCCGCTACAACCCGCGCGCGCGACGCCGGCATGCGGGCACCGCCCACATCCACGAGCAGCTCTCCACGCTCGACCGCATCGCGCACCTCATCCGGGACATCGCCGACGCGACGGCCGACACGATCTGGAAGCGTCCGGCGGCCATGCCCCTGGATCCGGCGCTGCCCGAGCCGTTGTCGGCGGCCTGCCACGCCGTCGCCGACGTCATCGCGGAGGACGACCCCGCCTCGAGCGCGGCGCACCGCCGCCGCGCGGAGGCGGCGCGGGCGATCCGGCTCCTGCTGGAGAAGGTCGACGACCGCACGTTCGACGTGCGCAGCTCGATGGGACCGGGCGTGCTCACGGCGATGCACCTCCGCCGCATCCTCATCCTCAGCGGCGAGCGCCTCGACGACGAAGACGAGTGA
- the bsh gene encoding choloylglycine hydrolase, whose product MCTGLSFTTADHYFGRNLDLEFSYNETVTVTPRNFPFPFHRLPSMPTHHAIIGIATIADGYPLYYDAVNEKGLGMAGLNFPDNAHYPAPGSGDTEVTPFEFIPWVLGQFETVAEVKEALRSVSLVDIDFSPEFPLSPLHWIIADKSASITVESVRGGLKVYDNPWGVLTNNPTFDIQSFRLNDYQHLSKRQPENTFASDVPMDLYSRGMGGIGLPGDLSSSSRFVKAVFTRMNSVCGTSESESISQFFQILGSVAQQRGCVQVGDEEKYEITIYSSCANTATGVYYYTTYENSQITGVDMHKEDLDGSELAAYPLVKGQQIAMQN is encoded by the coding sequence ATGTGCACAGGACTGAGCTTCACGACCGCCGACCACTACTTCGGGAGGAATCTCGATCTGGAGTTCTCGTACAACGAGACCGTGACCGTCACACCGCGGAACTTCCCGTTCCCGTTCCACCGGCTGCCGTCGATGCCGACGCACCACGCGATCATCGGGATCGCGACGATCGCCGACGGCTACCCGCTCTACTACGACGCGGTCAACGAGAAGGGGCTCGGCATGGCGGGGCTCAACTTCCCGGACAACGCGCACTACCCGGCGCCGGGGTCGGGGGACACCGAGGTCACCCCGTTCGAGTTCATCCCCTGGGTCCTCGGGCAGTTCGAGACGGTGGCCGAGGTGAAGGAGGCCCTCCGGTCGGTGAGTCTCGTGGACATCGACTTCAGCCCGGAGTTCCCGCTGTCCCCGCTGCACTGGATCATCGCCGACAAGAGCGCATCGATCACGGTCGAGAGCGTGCGCGGCGGCCTCAAGGTCTACGACAACCCGTGGGGCGTGCTCACGAACAACCCCACGTTCGACATCCAGAGCTTCCGACTCAACGACTATCAGCACCTCTCAAAGCGGCAGCCGGAGAACACGTTCGCCTCGGACGTGCCGATGGACCTCTACAGTCGCGGCATGGGCGGGATCGGGCTGCCGGGCGACCTGTCGTCGTCGTCGCGGTTCGTGAAGGCGGTGTTCACGCGCATGAACTCGGTGTGCGGCACGTCGGAGTCGGAGTCGATCAGCCAGTTCTTCCAGATCCTCGGCTCTGTCGCCCAGCAGCGCGGGTGCGTGCAGGTCGGCGACGAGGAGAAGTACGAGATCACCATCTACTCGTCGTGCGCCAACACGGCGACGGGCGTGTACTACTACACGACCTACGAGAACAGCCAGATCACCGGTGTGGACATGCACAAGGAGGATCTCGACGGCTCCGAGCTCGCGGCGTACCCGCTCGTGAAGGGGCAGCAGATCGCGATGCAGAACTGA
- a CDS encoding ABC transporter ATP-binding protein, with protein sequence MTAVIEVQNLTKRYKEKRALDNVSLALEGGSIYGLLGRNGAGKTTLMSILTAQNFESSGTVKVFGEHPYENAHVLGRICFVRESQKYPDDATPRHAFAAARLFFPHWDQGLADELIAEFQLPMKQTIKKLSRGQLSAVGVIIGLASRAEITFFDEPYLGLDAVARQIFYDRLVEDYAEHPRTIILSSHLIDEVANLIEKVIVIDNGQILLNEDTDAVRDRAVTVVGDAAKVDAWVGDREVLHRDELGRVASVTVLGALTADDRAEVRAAGLDLAPVSLQQLIVRLTQKAETRSGTRADATTEGVR encoded by the coding sequence ATGACCGCCGTCATCGAGGTGCAGAACCTCACCAAGCGCTACAAGGAGAAGCGGGCGCTCGACAACGTGTCGCTCGCTCTCGAGGGAGGCTCGATCTACGGGCTCCTCGGCCGCAACGGCGCCGGGAAGACGACACTCATGTCGATCCTCACGGCCCAGAACTTCGAATCCTCCGGCACCGTGAAGGTGTTCGGCGAGCACCCGTACGAGAACGCCCATGTGCTCGGCCGGATCTGCTTCGTCCGGGAGAGCCAGAAGTACCCGGACGATGCGACCCCGCGGCACGCGTTCGCCGCCGCGCGCCTGTTCTTCCCGCACTGGGACCAGGGCCTCGCGGACGAGCTCATCGCGGAGTTCCAGCTGCCGATGAAGCAGACCATCAAGAAGCTCTCCCGCGGGCAGCTCTCCGCGGTCGGCGTCATCATCGGCCTGGCCTCCCGCGCCGAGATCACGTTCTTCGACGAGCCGTACCTCGGGCTCGACGCGGTCGCCCGGCAGATCTTCTACGACCGCCTCGTGGAGGACTACGCGGAGCACCCGCGCACGATCATCCTCTCCTCGCACCTGATCGACGAGGTCGCGAACCTCATCGAGAAGGTCATCGTGATCGACAACGGCCAGATCCTCCTCAACGAGGACACGGATGCCGTCCGCGACCGCGCCGTGACCGTCGTCGGGGATGCCGCGAAGGTCGACGCCTGGGTCGGCGATCGCGAGGTGCTGCACCGGGACGAGCTCGGCCGCGTCGCCTCCGTCACCGTGCTCGGTGCGCTCACCGCCGACGATCGCGCGGAGGTGCGGGCCGCCGGCCTCGACCTCGCCCCCGTCTCGCTGCAGCAGCTCATCGTCCGCCTCACCCAGAAGGCCGAGACCCGCTCCGGCACCAGAGCCGACGCCACCACGGAAGGAGTCCGCTGA